Part of the Rhizobium viscosum genome is shown below.
GCCTGTGGACGCGCCGGCGGAGATGCCAAGCACATAGGGCTCGGCCAGCGGGTTGCGAAGCAGCGACTGCATGATCGCACCCGACAGAGCCAGTCCCGCGCCACAGAAAGCGGCTACGAGCGCGCGGCTGAGACGATAATCCCAGATCACGGTCTCGTGGATGCGGTTGAGTTCCACCGCCGTCCATCCGAGCCTGTTGGTAACGGCGGCAAACGTCGTGGCAAGCGGGATTGGCAGGTCGCCGATCCCGACACTGATGCCGACGACCAAGCCGACCGCCACAAGAGAGGCCAGCAGGACGAGACCGAAGGAGGCAGCCTGCTGGAGGGCGCGGTTCGAGGCGGTCACTTGATCAGGCCGAGCGCTTTCAGTTGTTCGGCCACCTGTTCCGCGCCATAGATCGTGCGGATCGTCGGGTTCATGGCCTGGCCGTCCATGACGACGATTGCCTTGTTTTTGACCGCTGGCATCTGGCTGACGGCTGGGTCGCTGTTTAAGAACTTGATCTTGGCCTCCGGCTTGTCGAGTTCCCAGCGGTTGCGGTCGAGATTGGCTACGACGATGACGTCCGGGTTGGCGGCTATGATGCTTTCCCAACCGAGCGTCGGCCATTCGGCCTCTGCGGTGATGGCGTTTTTGCCGCCGAGGAGATCGGCGATGAAACCGGATGCGGCGTTTTTGCCGCCGAGATAGGCGTCTGCGGAAGGCGACTGACTGGAGAACCAAAAGACGTAGGAAAGCTGCTTGCCATCCTTGGAGGCGTTGGCGCGCAATGCCGCTTCACGCTTCTTGAAGTCGGCGATCAGCGCCTGGCCACGATCGGCGACATCGAAAATCTGCGAAAGCTCGTCAATCTCCTTGTACAGCAGATCCATGTTCCAGAGTTGGTCGCGGCTGCCATACTGGTCCTTGACCTTTTCGGTGCTGAGGCAAGTGCTGGGCGAAATGTAGCTTGGTACGCCGACCTTGTCGAAGTCCTCGCGCTTGGCGACCTTGCTTGTCGGCCCGATCAGGCTCGGCAAGGCTGCTGCCACGAAATCCGGGTTCTGAGCCAGAATCGACTCGAAGGTCGGAAACTCAACAGACAGAAGCTTGACCTTTGCATTGGCTTCGGCGAGCTGCGGCAGAACCTTGCTCGGCCAGAATGCCGTGCCGGCCATTTTGTCTTCCAGACCGAGAAGCAGCATGATCTCCGCGCTGTTCTGGCCAAGTCCGATGGCTCGCGCCGGAGCCCTGGCGACGGTGACCTTCGCGCCGCAATTGTCGAGCGTCAGCGGATACTTGGTCGGCGCGGACAATGCCGGCGTCGCGATCAGGCCGAGTACGGCGACGAGTCCGGGAACCGTAAGGGACTTGAAAACTTTCATGAAAACTTCCTGTTCTTCGAGTCCCCAACATGGGAATTCTAAGGGCGCCGGCGGTATAACCTGTTTGCCCAAGAAAAAACAAGAGTAACGTAGTCACCTTTGATAATGGTGGATACTGGCTCCAACGCGGAGAGTTGTGCAAAAGTTGCAAGATAGCTCGGTTAGCTATTTTAGACGGTCAAAGTCCAGTACATCTCGCACCTGCTTTCGTAGCCAGATAGATGCACCTTCCCTATCCTTCATTTTATGCCAATAGGCGTAGATATCCATGCGCGGAGAAGGGATCGGCGGCTCGTAGAAGTCGATTGGAAGATAGCGCGCCATGACGCGGGCAAAATGAATTGGGAGATTGCCGATCAGATCGCTTGACGCAATGGCAAGCGCAACCGCCTGAAATTGTGAAACGGTCATTGCAATTTCTCTTCGAAGGCCGATTTTTTCGAGCCCTGGATCTACAGTTCCACGCTTGGTTCCATCGGCCGAATAAAGGATATGCGGAATGCGGCAAAACAGCTCCGCATCGATCGTTCCACCTTCTTTCAGACCTGATTGCACGATCACAGGATGGTCCTTTCGTGCCACACAGACGAGGTACGATGTGAACAGTTTCTGTCGGCTGATCCATTCGGGCACATCAAGCGTTCTGTCGACGGCCAGATCGACTTTTCCGTCGCTGAGAAGGGTGCTGACCTGGCTGGCTGTACAATCGATCATTTGGAAGGTGACGCGAGGCGCCACCGGAGCGGCGTTGCGGGCAAGCTCAGGCATGAGCATCGTGGAAAAATAGTCCGAACCGCCTAGCATAAACGATGTAATAGATGTCGCCGGATCGAAGACCGATCCGGTCGTGAGCACTTCCTCGATCTTGGCCAAAGCATCGCGAAGGGGTGCCGCCAGTTCAAGGGCGCGGGATGTTGGTACCATGCGATTTCCATCGCGAACAAACAATTCGTCGCCGGTGAAATGGCGCAACCGTCCCAATGCGGAGCTGACGGCTGGTTGTGAGAGACCTATGCGCTCGCCGGCTTTGACCGTGCTCAATTCAAGCATCATTGCGTCGAAAACCCGCAGCAAATTTAGATCCAGTGCGGCGAAATTCATCTGACGAATAGCCTCAATTCAATCATCAAATTTAACACGGCACCTTGGTTGCCGTACAGCTTGTTCAAGCCGGGCTCGGCGATGCCATCGAGGAATTTGTACGATGAAAGGATGTCGCTGTGACAATTGCGCTAAAGCGTCCCTCAGACAAGCAATACGTTACATGGATGGGAACGAAATATGGGATCACGGTCGGGCAGCGCGAAAGTGCCGGACGGATGACTGTGTTCGAAAGCGTTGTGCCAGCCCATCAAGGGCCGCCGATCCATGTTCATCACAACGAAGATGAAGTGATCCATGTCATCGAGGAAACCTATGAGTTCTGGCTCGATGGTGAGATCACCAGGATTGCGCCCGGACATTCGATCTTTTTGCCTCGCGGCGTGCCACATTCGTTTCGCGTCGCAAGCGATCGGGATGGGCGTAACGTCACGATCCTGACGCCGGCCGGACTGGAGGATTTCTTTCTGGAGGCCGGCAACAGACAACTGCAAATCCCGACTGACATGCCTGCAGTCATGGAACTCGCGACCCGATTTGGTATCGAGTTCAAAGGGCCTGTCGATTGGGCTGATTAAGCTATGCCTGTTGAGTTCCGCAGCGCTCTGATCCCGATTCGCATTTGGCGCTGATCCATTCAGTCGCCGAAAACCCCTTGACGAATTTGCGATATCGACCGCGAAGCAGGATCACGACGAAATGCAAAACTGGGTGAAATCGTGACGCAAATGGACATCCTATCATCCAACGCGTCGCATGACGTTTGTTGGGCTGTGCGGTAGATCATGCCGATATTATCTGCCGGCCAGTGAACAAACCGGACGCGATCCGAAGCTTGGTTTGCCTCCTTCGGGCGGCTGAGCCATCTGGCCACCTTCATATTGCTCCGACCAATGGACGATGCGCGTCTTAGGTCGGGCGGCGTCAAGTGAATCCGGATTGTGCTGCGATGCCGCTCCGCAATAGCGGTTGCCTTCAAGGTGTCAGGACAGCCGCTCCGCTCAGGCGGCCGGCACGCAAATCGTCAAGCGCCGCATTGGCATCTGCAAGTCGATAGGTTTTGGTATGGGTGCGCACACCCGCCTGGCCGGCAACGGGGAAGAATTCCTCGGCGTCTTTCCGCGTCAGATTGGCGACTGAAACCACGCTTCGCTCGCCCCAGATCAGGGCATAGGGCATTGCGGGCAGATCACTCATGTGGATACCGCCGCAGACGACCCGGCCTCCCTTTCGCACCACCTTCAAAGCCGCCGGTACGAGTTCGCCAACCGGTGCAAAGATGATCGCCGCATCGAGCGCCACGGGCGGTCGCTCGTTCGAGCCTCCCGCCCAGACGGCGCCGAGACCGAGTGCGAAGCGTCGCGCCGCCTCGTCGCCGGAGCGCGAGAACGCAAAGACCTCGCGGCCCTGCCAGAGACAGATCTGCGCGATGATATGCGCGGCCGCACCGAACCCGTAAAGCCCGATCCTCTTGCCGTCCCCGGCCTTCTTCAGCGAACGCCAGCCGATCAGGCCGGCACAAAGGAGCGGGGCAAGGGCGACGGGATCGGCCTGGCTGTCGAGCACAAAGGCATAGTCGGCATTCGCAACGACATGGCTGGCAAAGCCTCCGTCGCGGGTATAGCCGGTAAATTGCGGCTCATCGCAAAGATTTTCCTCTCCGCTCCTGCAAAACGAGCAACAGCCGCAGGTATGACCGAGCCAGGGCACACCGACCCTTTGCCCCATGCGCGACGGCGCTACTCCTTCTCCGACAGCCTCGACGATGCCGACAATCTCATGGCCGGGAATGAGTGGCAGCTTCGGATTGGGAAGATCGCCGTCGCAGACATGAAGATCGGTCCTGCACACGGCGCAGGCTTCGACCCTCAGCATCAACTGTCCTTTTCCGGGCACGGGATCCGGCCGGTCGACTGGACGCAGGGGCATCCCGATTGCCTCGAGGATCATAGCTTTCATGACCTGCTCCTCATCTTCATGATGCCACGATCCGGAAATCGCGGCAAACCGGCATTGACGGTTGTCAAAGACGGCTCGCGCCCGCGCTTCTTCGCTTCTACGGAAATTATGTAAATTTCCCCTCACGGGAGCTGTTGATCCAGCTCAATGAGCCGAGCCGCGTGTCGTGATTGGCTTTGCAGGAGCAGGGAGGCCCAGAAATGGATCGTCGTCGCTGGCGACCGCACGCGCATCCTACCGCTTATGGGAGGAATGGGTTAACTTCCTGATCGGTATCTGGCTTATCGTTTCGCCATGGATGCTCCATGACGTTGAAAAGCCGCCCTTTGTTTGGAATGCATTGATCTGAGGCATTCTCCTCGTCGTCCTCGGCATATCGGTACGTCACGCCACGAAACCGTCCGAGCGCCACTGAGGAGCGGGCCGCGGCGAGTGGACCAGCCAATGATGACATCGCTGATGACAACGGAAGGATTCCAGCGCCTCAGCCTGGCGCTTGCGATCGGTATCCTGGTCGGCATCGAGCGCGGCTGGCAGGAGCGTAAGGCGGCAGCCGGTGAAAGGGTCGCAGGCATTCGCACCTACGGCCTCTCGAGTTTCCTCGGTGGCCTATGCGGCTTCCTTCAACCCGTAACAGGACCGATCCTGCCGACGACGATCTTTGTGTTCTTTTGCATTACAATTCTCGTTTTC
Proteins encoded:
- a CDS encoding ABC transporter substrate-binding protein yields the protein MKVFKSLTVPGLVAVLGLIATPALSAPTKYPLTLDNCGAKVTVARAPARAIGLGQNSAEIMLLLGLEDKMAGTAFWPSKVLPQLAEANAKVKLLSVEFPTFESILAQNPDFVAAALPSLIGPTSKVAKREDFDKVGVPSYISPSTCLSTEKVKDQYGSRDQLWNMDLLYKEIDELSQIFDVADRGQALIADFKKREAALRANASKDGKQLSYVFWFSSQSPSADAYLGGKNAASGFIADLLGGKNAITAEAEWPTLGWESIIAANPDVIVVANLDRNRWELDKPEAKIKFLNSDPAVSQMPAVKNKAIVVMDGQAMNPTIRTIYGAEQVAEQLKALGLIK
- a CDS encoding LysR family transcriptional regulator, with amino-acid sequence MNFAALDLNLLRVFDAMMLELSTVKAGERIGLSQPAVSSALGRLRHFTGDELFVRDGNRMVPTSRALELAAPLRDALAKIEEVLTTGSVFDPATSITSFMLGGSDYFSTMLMPELARNAAPVAPRVTFQMIDCTASQVSTLLSDGKVDLAVDRTLDVPEWISRQKLFTSYLVCVARKDHPVIVQSGLKEGGTIDAELFCRIPHILYSADGTKRGTVDPGLEKIGLRREIAMTVSQFQAVALAIASSDLIGNLPIHFARVMARYLPIDFYEPPIPSPRMDIYAYWHKMKDREGASIWLRKQVRDVLDFDRLK
- a CDS encoding cupin domain-containing protein; this encodes MTIALKRPSDKQYVTWMGTKYGITVGQRESAGRMTVFESVVPAHQGPPIHVHHNEDEVIHVIEETYEFWLDGEITRIAPGHSIFLPRGVPHSFRVASDRDGRNVTILTPAGLEDFFLEAGNRQLQIPTDMPAVMELATRFGIEFKGPVDWAD
- a CDS encoding zinc-dependent alcohol dehydrogenase family protein; this encodes MKAMILEAIGMPLRPVDRPDPVPGKGQLMLRVEACAVCRTDLHVCDGDLPNPKLPLIPGHEIVGIVEAVGEGVAPSRMGQRVGVPWLGHTCGCCSFCRSGEENLCDEPQFTGYTRDGGFASHVVANADYAFVLDSQADPVALAPLLCAGLIGWRSLKKAGDGKRIGLYGFGAAAHIIAQICLWQGREVFAFSRSGDEAARRFALGLGAVWAGGSNERPPVALDAAIIFAPVGELVPAALKVVRKGGRVVCGGIHMSDLPAMPYALIWGERSVVSVANLTRKDAEEFFPVAGQAGVRTHTKTYRLADANAALDDLRAGRLSGAAVLTP
- a CDS encoding SPW repeat protein; translation: MIGFAGAGRPRNGSSSLATARASYRLWEEWVNFLIGIWLIVSPWMLHDVEKPPFVWNALI